From the Psychrobacter sp. P11F6 genome, the window ACTTCTAGAGCCTTTGCCAGTTTGATCGATTTTGTCGAAGTGGCTCAGCCGCGCTTAGCAGATAACGGTTACCTATGCGCGATGAAAGGCAAAGCGCCAAGCGATGAAGAACTACAAGCACTAGACAATGACTGGCATATTAAGACGATTAAGCTTAAAGTGCCTCGTTTACATGATAGTCGTCATTTAATTGAATTGTCCTATAAAAATGTCTAAGCTATGAACACCTTTTAAGTGATACGTGTCGGTGACACATGGTTTTGTTGATATCTGAATGGCAAGATATTCAAAATATGGTGATACAGATAGTGCTAATTGTATAGAGATACTCGTACTGTTTACACTTATGAGTATGATGCTATGCAAAGTTTAGCGAAAAATTGATTGTGTAAGCCAAAAGTAAAATAACAGTAATAGACCCTAATTAAATTGAGTGAGTGTATGGAAATCATAGCAATTGCGAATCAAAAAGGCGGCGTGGGCAAAACCACGACGGCAGTAAATTTGACCGCCAGCTTGGCTGCGAAGCGCAAGCATGTACTGCTGATTGACTTAGACCCACAGGGTAATGCGACCAGTGGTACGGGTGTCGATAAGAATGAATTGGCACTGACAATAGCGGACGTGCTATTGGACGGGGTGTCGTTATCTGATGCTATTGTTACCAGTCCGGCGGGGTTTGATGTGATCGGTGCCAATCGTGATTTGGCTGGCATGGATATTACCTTGATGAATAAGACCGATAGCCATGAGCTGTTTAAGACAGCAATGGTGGCATTGGTCAATGATCAGATAGCTGCTAAAAAACCTGCTTACGATTATGTGGTTATAGACTGTGCACCCAGCTTGAATTTGCTGACGATTAATGCGTTAGTTGCTACAGACAGCGTTATTATTCCCATGCAGTGCGAATATTATGCATTAGAAGGCTTGGCTGATTTGTCGCAGACGATAGAGCGCTTGACGGAATTGAATCCAAAGCTATATATCCGCGGTGTGGTGAGAACATTATTTGATGCACGCAATACACTGGCTCGGGATGTGTCTGCCGAGCTAGAAGCACACTTTGGCGATATTATGTATAAAACCCATATTCCAAGAAATATTCGCTTGGCAGAAGCACCAGCGCATGGTTTGCCAGTTATCGCTTACGAGAGATGGTCAAAAGGTGCGCGCGCTTATCAAAAATTGGCGGCTGAAGTCATGAAACAAAGTGACTAATATACATGTATGCATGTATGCATGTTTTTTAGCACCAACGATAGACTGTAAGCACAAGCGACCAAACAGATATTGACCATTGAATATCGTATTTATGAGTAAGCTGTATTAATAATTATTTGGCTTTTATTTTAGCGTTAGAGGATAGGTAATCATGGCGAAGAAAAGAGGGTTGGCTGCCAATCGAGGCTTAGATGCCTTATTGGGGTCAATCAAAAAAGAAAAGCAAATCACCGCCTCTGCCTTGCAAGACGATATGGCGGCGCGTGAGAGTACTTTGCCAGCTGAAACGCTAAACGCTGATAGATTAAATATTAGCAAGACTGCTCAATCTGATAGTAATGAGACCAGTGAAAAACCAACGACCAAAGCTATCGCCTCTGACACCACTACCAGCAGTCGAACCACACGGTCGCCGCGCACGATAAACAAAGGTACGGCTAATAAGAATCGTGTTAATGGAACAGATACTAGTGCCTCTGAAGACCAGATCAGCTTGGTGCAAATAGATGTCACGCGTTTGCAAGCGGGTAAGTATCAGCCGCGCCGTGATATGAGTGAAACGGCGCTTGCAGAGCTGGCTTCTTCGATTGAGCAGCATGGCGTTATGCAACCGATCGTTATCCGTCCGTTATTGGCCAATGAAGACAAGAGTGAAGCATTCGTTACCCATGAGATCATTGCTGGCGAGCGCCGCTGGCGTGCGGCAAAAATGGCAGGAAAATCTGTCATTCCAGCGATTGAACGTGCTTTATCTGATGAGCTTGCCATCGCACTGGCCTTGATTGAAAATATCCAGCGTGAGGACTTGTCCGTGATTGAGCAAGCCGCTGCATTACAACGCTTTCATACTGAATTTGGTATGAGTCATGCGATGATTGCCGAAGTCGTTGGCAAGGCGCGCACCACCGTATCGAACCTGCTGCGTCTCAATCAGCTGCATGATACAGTCAAAGATCATTTGGCAAATAGTGCCCTAGATATGGGTCATGCGCGCACGCTCTTGGCATTATCTTCTGAGCAGCAGCCGATTATCGCGCAAAAAATTATCGACGGCGGTATGACGGTACGCGATGCTGAAAAGTTGGTTAAATCGATCTTGCAGCCTGCACCGAAAGCCAATCGTGCTGAGCAAACGCAATCTCGTGAGGTTGAGCGCTTGACGCAAAGACTGACAGATATGTTAGGGGCTGAAGTCAAACTCAAACACAAAAAAGATGGTCAAGGTAGTGTTGAGATATTTTTCCATAACCAAGATCAGTTAGCAGCTTTGATTAAGCACATAGAAGCACAGGCTTGATATCGCTAACGAGTTTGTCATGATGCTGTAAATTTAAGATATTTTGATAGCCGCTATTTTTATAAAAATATAAAAGAGAGTCACTATGTGGGAGTTGGTAAAAGCGGGTGGTTGGTTGATGACACCTATCGTGGTGTGCTCAATATTGGCATTGGTTATCATCATCGAGCGTAGTCATACTTTACAGTTTAATAAAGTTGCTCCGAGTAGATTGCGCGAACAGCTAATCACGCGCTTACGTGAGAATGGGGATATTGGTCGTACACAGTTGATGAATGTCAAAGAAAAAACACCTTTGGGAGATATTTTAGCGACAGGGCTGCTGTATCGTCAATATGGCTTAGACTCGATGACGATGCATATGCAAAACCGCGCTAGCGTACAAGTGCATCAGTTAGAAAAAAACATCAATATGCTTGGGACCATAGGAGCGATTGCGCCACTACTCGGTTTGTTAGGCACGGTGTTAGGCATTATTTCGTCATTTTTGGCGATTACCGATGGGGCGATGCAAGACCCAACGATGCTTGCTGCTGGTGTGTCACAAGCGTTGATTACGACTGCTGCTGGTATGATCGTGGCTATTCCAGCACTGGTTGCCTATCGTTATTTTCAGCGCCGTATTATCGATATTAATGCCCAGTTTGAGACGCAAGCGGGGCTAATGATTCAAGAGTTGTATGATTATCATTTGCTGGAAAATACGTCTACTGCTGGCTTGAATGTGCCTGCACATCGTGCGCCATCGGCTGACGTTGTAGATACTGAGTATGCAGTGGATGGATTAAGCTCGAATAATGGTGTTGCCGTCACTTCTTAGTATTTATTTCTTAGTATTTGTGACTGTTCAGCACGCCTTAATAATCCATCAAGCACATGAGTATTCAGTAAATTAAAGAGAGTGATATGCGCTTTAGAAAACCGACTGTTGAGCCGCTCGAAATTAACTTAACCCCGATGATTGATTGCTTGTTGTTTTTGATAGTGTTTTTGCTGCTGGCAACGTCGTTTAATCATTTTAGCCGTTTAAATATTATTCTTCCTGAAGCTGAAGGTGTCGCGCTGACAGAAGAGAAAAATAGTATCGAAGTGGCAGTACAAGAAGATGGCAGTTATCTGGTGAACGGTATTACGCTTGCCAGTAGCAATGAGGCAGAGTTGACCAGCATGCTACAACAAGAAGCAGGCAGTAATCGTGACATGCTATTTGTTATTGCTGCGGATGCCAATGCCACCCATCAATCGGTTGTGCGAGTGATGGACATTGCGGGTAAACTGGGATTTTTGAACCTTAATATCAGTACGGTCGTGCCACTTGGTCAGCCGTTACCGCAGTAGCCTATAGCTACTTTAGTGCCATTGATAGATGCTCTTATAAAACTGCGATTTTAACGCAGTCCATTCATGTTATGACCCCCAAATTGAGGCTTTTATGAGCCAAGCATATCAACCTGACTCTGCAAAAATTGCTGCTAAAAAACTATCAGCAGAGCCGTCAAACATACCTAAGCATAAGACCTTGCTGCGTTTGTTGAGTTATTTAAAACCATACTGGTGGGCATTAATGCTTACTGTGTTGGGCTTTGCGATTAATGCGGCGACAGAGATTTGGATTGCCAAATTACTTCAATACATCACCGATGCCATTAATCAGAACGATCAAAGCAAACAGGATTTATTTCCATTATTGATCATTGGTCTGTTTTTTGTCCGCGGTGTTGGTAGCTTTTTGGGTAATTATTATTCTGCTCTGGTCTCACGTAATTTGGTATATGAGCTGCGAGTGGAAGTCTTTAATAAATTGCTTCGTCTGCCAAGCTCTTTTTACTTAGCCAATCCTGCTGGTACCATTTCATCCAAGCTGATATTTGATGTTGAGCAAGTCACCGCAGCTAGTACAGACTCTATGAAGACGCTATTGCGTGATGGTCTGACAGTCGTCGCTTTGATAGGTT encodes:
- a CDS encoding MotA/TolQ/ExbB proton channel family protein; its protein translation is MWELVKAGGWLMTPIVVCSILALVIIIERSHTLQFNKVAPSRLREQLITRLRENGDIGRTQLMNVKEKTPLGDILATGLLYRQYGLDSMTMHMQNRASVQVHQLEKNINMLGTIGAIAPLLGLLGTVLGIISSFLAITDGAMQDPTMLAAGVSQALITTAAGMIVAIPALVAYRYFQRRIIDINAQFETQAGLMIQELYDYHLLENTSTAGLNVPAHRAPSADVVDTEYAVDGLSSNNGVAVTS
- a CDS encoding ParB/RepB/Spo0J family partition protein, whose product is MAKKRGLAANRGLDALLGSIKKEKQITASALQDDMAARESTLPAETLNADRLNISKTAQSDSNETSEKPTTKAIASDTTTSSRTTRSPRTINKGTANKNRVNGTDTSASEDQISLVQIDVTRLQAGKYQPRRDMSETALAELASSIEQHGVMQPIVIRPLLANEDKSEAFVTHEIIAGERRWRAAKMAGKSVIPAIERALSDELAIALALIENIQREDLSVIEQAAALQRFHTEFGMSHAMIAEVVGKARTTVSNLLRLNQLHDTVKDHLANSALDMGHARTLLALSSEQQPIIAQKIIDGGMTVRDAEKLVKSILQPAPKANRAEQTQSREVERLTQRLTDMLGAEVKLKHKKDGQGSVEIFFHNQDQLAALIKHIEAQA
- a CDS encoding ExbD/TolR family protein; translated protein: MRFRKPTVEPLEINLTPMIDCLLFLIVFLLLATSFNHFSRLNIILPEAEGVALTEEKNSIEVAVQEDGSYLVNGITLASSNEAELTSMLQQEAGSNRDMLFVIAADANATHQSVVRVMDIAGKLGFLNLNISTVVPLGQPLPQ
- a CDS encoding ParA family protein, translating into MEIIAIANQKGGVGKTTTAVNLTASLAAKRKHVLLIDLDPQGNATSGTGVDKNELALTIADVLLDGVSLSDAIVTSPAGFDVIGANRDLAGMDITLMNKTDSHELFKTAMVALVNDQIAAKKPAYDYVVIDCAPSLNLLTINALVATDSVIIPMQCEYYALEGLADLSQTIERLTELNPKLYIRGVVRTLFDARNTLARDVSAELEAHFGDIMYKTHIPRNIRLAEAPAHGLPVIAYERWSKGARAYQKLAAEVMKQSD